The Anaerobaca lacustris genome segment TCGGGCTGTCTGCTGCACGGTCTGATCCGGATGGGCGCCACCGACGTGATTGACAGCCTTCGCGCGATCACGTGCGATCGGGCCTATCGCAACTGCGTCGAATGGCTCGGGTCCGCTTGGGGCCACGCCGTAGCGCCCTCGACCCCCGTGCAGGATTTCCGGCTGCACGTCCGCGCCTGGCAGCACTTCTTCGCCGCTTTGTTCGGATTCGACGCGCTGGCCCGCGTTCGCGGGTTCAGCCCGGCCGAGATGGCCCTGCCCAACCATCCCGACGTCTGCTACGAGTTCGTCAGGACGCTCAAGGACTGCGGCTTTCGCTGGGTCATGGTCCAGGAGCACACGGTCGAGCGGATCGAAGACGGCGGGCCGCTGCACATGCCCCACGTGCCGCACCGACTTCTGGCCAGGAATTCCAAGGGACAGACGCTCAGCATCACCGCCATCGTCAAGACCCAGGGCAGCGACACCAAGCTCGTCGGCCAGATGCAGCCCTACTACGAGGCCAAGGGCCTAGGCCGTCGCGAACTGGCGGGCAAGTCGATCCCGCCGCTGGCGACGCAGATCGCCGACGGCGAGAACGGCGGCGTGATGATGAACGAGTTCCCGCCCAAGTTCTTCAACGTGATGGCCGAGGCCTCGGACAGCGCAACCATCCCGGTCAACGTAACGGAGTACCTGGAATACCTCGACCGCATCGGCATCGGCGAGGCAAACTTTCCCACAATTCAGCCGATCATGCAGAAGCGTCTGTGGGACCGGTTCAGCGACGGTGCCGGGCCGGAGGCACTCGACAAGGACATCGCCGATCTTCGCAAAGAGGATGACCGCTTCCACATGGAAGGCGGGAGCTGGACCGGCAACATCTCATGGGTTCGCGGCTACGAGCACGTGCTCGGGCCCATGCAGAACGCCAGCGCCCTGTTCGCCGAAAAGGCGCTCGCGCCGGGCGTCCCGACGACCGAGGCGCGATACCGCAACGCCCTATACCACCTGCTGACGACGCAGACGAGCTGCTTCCGCTACTGGGGTGAGGGCGCCTGGACCGACTACGGCCGCGAGCTGTGCCGCCGGACGGTCGAAATCCTCAATGCCGACTTCTAATCCTGCCCTTACGACCTATCGTTCATCCTTGAACCGCACCTCCGGCACCGGACGATCCAGCCGTTCGTACGTCGCCTTCAAAGCTTCGCGAAACGCATCGGGCTTCATGAACTCGATGTGATAGTCCAGAAAGAGAACACCGATCCCGTCGGAGCAGAATGCCGGGTTGTCATAGACAACGATATACCTGTCGCCCTGCTTCGTATTCGCGGATTGGCCAGCGATGTAGAGATAGCTCGGGCCATCGAAATCCTTGGGCTTCAGTGGCGACTCAAGGTCGCTGAAGTCGCGCAGATAAGGATCGAGATCCTTCAGTTCGGCGGGCAGACATCCCTCATGATCACCCGCATACATACATAAGGCCAATCCGATCTGTTTTAAGTTCGTCATGGAACGAACTTGCCCAGCCCGCTCACGCGTTCGTGCCAGGGCCGGCATGAGGACTGCGGCTCCCACTGCCCCGCCGGCAACGCCCCGGAGACTGACTTCGAGCCCCGTGCCGCGATAGTGTGAGTAGAACCCATCCGGGCGGGCGTAGCTGTATTCGCACGCCGGCTGCATGTCCTTGACGATCGCGCCGAGGTTCGGCAACATCACCGGCAGCTTGATCCCGGCTTTCATCGCCCCCATCGTCGCCAGGGGCCAAACCTGCTGGAGTTGCATCATCATCTGCGTGAACTGCGCCTGCGAATCGACATAGCTCAGGCTCAGCAGGTCCTTGGGCAGGCCGGCAGTCGCCTTCTTGTAGCTGTCGCTCTCGGCCAGCGAGGGCTTACCATCGCCCCTCGACGCAACCCGCTGGATGCCCATCGTGCAGAGCGCCGTGTTGGAGCCAATCACGACGTGATCGCCGACGACCGACCAGGTCGGCATCACCTGCGCGAAGGCCAAGGCTGGACTGGCCCAGACATGAATCGTACGGCCGTCGTCATCGGTCTGCGAGCCGATCTGGAGCATGCCCTCGGCCTTCTCGCCGATGAAGGTCCCCAGCGCCGTCATGGTCTTCTCGAACAGTGCTGTGTCGCTGAGCTTGAGCATTGCGACCATGCCGCCCATCGGCGCTTCGGGCATCCTCCCGGCCGGCAGCGAATAGAACACGACGGGACCGGCCAGGCTCTTGAGCAGGCCGTCGCGGAGGCGGAAGCCCACCTCAGACTCCAATTCCGCCAAGCCCTCCTGGATCTCCGGATACCCCTCGTCAGGCGAGACCGCCTTGAGCGTCTTCATCGCCGTATCGTATATGTGTCCGAGATCGAGGTTCATGATCGTGGCGTTGACCGCCATAGCGTCCACCATGCCCAGCAGTGAGATGTCGACCGGCTTGGAC includes the following:
- a CDS encoding glycosyl hydrolase family 57 is translated as MDQSAPIPDHIDGLPNLCGSEERIAETMSRSGPFYLPESGIDFDRIQSAFAIALHMHQPLIPAGGDDLPTARVISNLEDMMNHPDVGDNHNASVFRSCYERMGRFIPQLVSEGKQPRVMLDYSGCLLHGLIRMGATDVIDSLRAITCDRAYRNCVEWLGSAWGHAVAPSTPVQDFRLHVRAWQHFFAALFGFDALARVRGFSPAEMALPNHPDVCYEFVRTLKDCGFRWVMVQEHTVERIEDGGPLHMPHVPHRLLARNSKGQTLSITAIVKTQGSDTKLVGQMQPYYEAKGLGRRELAGKSIPPLATQIADGENGGVMMNEFPPKFFNVMAEASDSATIPVNVTEYLEYLDRIGIGEANFPTIQPIMQKRLWDRFSDGAGPEALDKDIADLRKEDDRFHMEGGSWTGNISWVRGYEHVLGPMQNASALFAEKALAPGVPTTEARYRNALYHLLTTQTSCFRYWGEGAWTDYGRELCRRTVEILNADF